A window of the Deinococcus malanensis genome harbors these coding sequences:
- a CDS encoding tryptophan 2,3-dioxygenase encodes MSCPEAPRGGENAPERAHQDFSQSLSYGDYLHLDVLKAAHQPITGAHDEHLFIAVHHVSEVWLGLIVRELKAAMALLDQGITDAPLKMLTRVVRAQEQLTNAWEVLKTMTPADYLLFRHAFGQASGFQSAGYRMVEFLLGNRQGVMLRPHEHRSDLHDPLLEAMSGPSVYDLALRLLAARGLTVPAAVLVRDFTQKPVLNEEVLQAWLTVYRDTETYWDLYELAEKLLDVEDNFRRWRFNHLTTVERTIGFKAGSGGTSGAGYLRQALSTVLFPELWEVRTRL; translated from the coding sequence ATGAGTTGCCCGGAAGCGCCCAGAGGGGGCGAGAATGCGCCAGAACGTGCCCACCAGGATTTCAGTCAGAGCCTGAGCTACGGCGATTACCTGCATCTTGACGTCCTGAAAGCGGCGCACCAGCCTATTACCGGCGCGCACGACGAGCACCTCTTTATCGCGGTGCACCACGTATCCGAGGTCTGGCTTGGCCTGATCGTGCGCGAACTGAAGGCGGCCATGGCACTTCTCGATCAGGGCATCACCGACGCGCCGCTCAAAATGCTGACCCGGGTGGTGCGGGCCCAGGAGCAGCTCACCAACGCGTGGGAAGTGCTGAAAACCATGACCCCGGCTGACTATCTGCTGTTCCGGCACGCCTTTGGTCAGGCGTCCGGATTTCAGTCGGCCGGATACAGGATGGTCGAATTTCTGCTGGGCAACCGTCAGGGTGTCATGCTGAGGCCCCACGAGCACCGTTCCGATCTGCATGATCCTCTTCTGGAAGCCATGAGTGGGCCCAGTGTGTACGATCTGGCACTGCGGCTGCTCGCAGCCCGTGGGCTCACGGTGCCGGCGGCCGTGCTGGTACGTGACTTCACGCAGAAACCGGTGTTGAACGAGGAGGTACTGCAGGCCTGGCTGACGGTCTACCGCGACACCGAGACCTACTGGGACCTGTACGAACTGGCCGAGAAGCTGCTGGACGTGGAAGACAATTTCCGGCGCTGGCGGTTTAACCACCTCACCACGGTTGAGCGCACCATTGGCTTCAAGGCGGGGTCTGGTGGCACCAGCGGCGCGGGCTACCTGCGTCAGGCCCTCAGCACCGTCCTGTTTCCGGAGCTCTGGGAAGTGCGGACCCGCCTCTGA
- a CDS encoding VOC family protein — MTSFPSAPGTSPVQGLHHVTVMASDPQRNVDFYTQVLGQRLVKVTVNFDDPGTYHFYYGDLTGQPGTIMTHFPWPGAARGVRGNGEVVATAYSAPEDSYVSWQQRLRKHGLSAQESTRFGERTLTFEDPDGTWVDIIFDNGQEVQPWPASPLPQSDALRGFHSVTAWVDETAAVRELLVGQLGFQEVGTEPDPQGPRTRFRGSGDGVGLYVDVVERAGQPRGRFGAGSVHHVALRTRNDAEQEAYLESLSAAGFQPTPVQDRQYFHSIYFREPNGVLFEIATDAPGFPADEAVEELGRHLKLPAWFEPQRAQIEAHVPRIVNHEYGVTIGFRDLGVSADAGAPIGGDGIEVHVAGRPPSEARVAMVLLHGRGGSAQDILTLEQEINLSAFTYLAPQAPGNTWYPYSFLAPVAQNQPHLDQALATVDAVMEELAQQGISAERVVLGGFSQGACLALEYASRAGRRLGGVVAFSGGLITLDLEHSLAGTPVFMGVAPDDAHIPLERFRATEAQLRARGAVVDARVIPGLGHSINKDELDAARALMQRVVGQSV, encoded by the coding sequence ATGACCTCCTTCCCATCTGCTCCTGGAACCAGCCCTGTGCAGGGCCTGCACCACGTCACGGTGATGGCCAGCGACCCGCAGCGCAACGTGGACTTCTACACCCAGGTACTCGGGCAGCGCTTGGTGAAGGTGACGGTGAATTTCGATGACCCCGGCACCTACCATTTCTATTACGGTGACCTGACGGGTCAGCCAGGAACGATCATGACCCACTTTCCCTGGCCCGGCGCAGCCAGAGGTGTGCGCGGTAACGGTGAGGTCGTAGCGACGGCCTACAGCGCTCCTGAGGATTCGTACGTAAGCTGGCAGCAGCGCCTGCGGAAACACGGACTCAGTGCCCAGGAGAGCACCCGCTTCGGTGAGCGGACCCTGACATTCGAGGACCCTGATGGGACCTGGGTGGATATTATTTTTGACAACGGTCAGGAGGTGCAGCCCTGGCCCGCCTCTCCGCTTCCCCAGTCTGACGCCCTTCGCGGGTTTCATTCGGTGACCGCCTGGGTCGACGAGACGGCGGCCGTACGCGAGCTGCTTGTCGGTCAGCTGGGCTTCCAGGAAGTCGGGACCGAGCCTGACCCGCAGGGTCCACGGACCCGGTTCAGGGGCAGCGGAGACGGCGTGGGCCTGTATGTGGACGTGGTCGAGCGTGCCGGTCAGCCACGCGGACGCTTCGGGGCCGGCAGCGTTCATCACGTCGCGCTGCGTACCCGCAACGATGCCGAGCAGGAAGCCTATCTGGAGTCGCTCAGCGCCGCAGGATTCCAGCCGACGCCGGTGCAGGACCGCCAGTACTTTCATTCCATCTATTTCCGCGAGCCCAATGGCGTGCTGTTCGAGATTGCCACCGACGCCCCCGGCTTCCCCGCCGACGAAGCGGTCGAGGAGCTGGGGCGGCACCTGAAACTTCCGGCCTGGTTTGAACCGCAGCGCGCACAGATCGAAGCCCATGTGCCCCGCATCGTGAACCACGAGTACGGCGTCACGATTGGTTTCCGTGACCTGGGCGTCTCAGCTGATGCGGGGGCACCGATAGGGGGAGACGGCATTGAGGTGCACGTGGCCGGTCGTCCGCCTTCAGAGGCGAGGGTCGCGATGGTGCTGTTGCATGGCCGGGGAGGAAGTGCCCAGGACATCCTGACACTGGAGCAGGAAATCAACCTCAGCGCCTTTACCTATCTGGCGCCGCAGGCACCCGGCAATACCTGGTACCCGTACTCGTTCCTGGCCCCGGTGGCACAGAACCAGCCGCACCTGGACCAGGCGCTGGCTACCGTTGACGCGGTGATGGAGGAACTGGCGCAGCAGGGAATCTCGGCAGAACGGGTGGTCCTGGGGGGCTTCAGCCAGGGGGCCTGCCTGGCACTGGAATATGCCAGCCGCGCCGGGAGACGGCTGGGCGGAGTCGTCGCGTTCAGTGGTGGCCTGATCACGCTGGACCTCGAGCACAGCCTGGCGGGTACCCCGGTGTTCATGGGGGTCGCTCCCGACGACGCGCATATCCCGCTGGAGCGCTTCCGGGCCACCGAAGCGCAGCTGCGCGCACGCGGCGCGGTGGTGGACGCCAGGGTGATCCCAGGACTCGGCCACAGCATCAATAAGGACGAACTGGACGCCGCCCGCGCCCTGATGCAGCGCGTGGTGGGACAGAGCGTCTGA
- a CDS encoding carbon-nitrogen hydrolase family protein, with protein sequence MKVTVAVVQAEVAPNLEQGLALTAQLAQQAAHRGAQLIAFPETWLPGYPAWLDVARDVALWDHVPVKEAFARMMENSVSVPGPALDALRDAAHAARATLVIGLIERVSAGRGQGTLYNTILTINAEGQVLNHHRKLVPTYTERLVWGPGDADGLRVVDTPLGRIGSLVCWEHWMPLARQALHEQAEDIHVATWPTVKDMHQIASRHYAFEGRCYVLAAGSLMRAGALPEGLDLLPELQANPDTLVMRGGSAIIGPDGAYVVEPVYDQPAILVAELDLRRNLQERMTLDVTGHYHRPEYLNLDIRYSGRQTNDTDPK encoded by the coding sequence GTGAAGGTCACTGTCGCGGTGGTTCAGGCTGAGGTGGCCCCGAACCTCGAGCAGGGTCTGGCACTTACAGCTCAGCTTGCCCAGCAGGCTGCACATAGGGGGGCGCAGTTGATTGCCTTTCCCGAAACCTGGCTGCCCGGCTACCCGGCCTGGCTTGATGTCGCGCGTGACGTGGCCCTGTGGGACCACGTTCCGGTCAAAGAGGCATTTGCCCGGATGATGGAAAACAGCGTCTCGGTCCCGGGCCCAGCCCTCGACGCCCTGCGGGACGCCGCTCACGCAGCGCGGGCAACGCTGGTCATCGGACTGATCGAACGCGTTTCGGCTGGCCGCGGGCAGGGGACGCTATACAACACGATCCTGACCATCAATGCCGAAGGACAGGTCCTGAATCACCACCGCAAACTGGTGCCCACCTACACGGAGCGGCTGGTGTGGGGCCCCGGGGACGCGGATGGACTACGCGTGGTGGACACTCCTCTCGGGCGCATCGGCAGTCTGGTCTGCTGGGAGCACTGGATGCCTCTGGCACGGCAGGCTCTGCATGAACAGGCCGAAGACATTCATGTGGCGACCTGGCCAACCGTCAAGGACATGCACCAGATTGCCAGCCGGCACTATGCCTTCGAAGGCCGCTGCTACGTTCTGGCGGCCGGCAGCCTGATGCGGGCTGGTGCGCTTCCTGAAGGTCTGGACCTGCTGCCCGAACTGCAGGCCAACCCGGACACGCTGGTCATGCGCGGAGGCAGCGCGATCATCGGCCCCGACGGTGCCTATGTGGTCGAACCGGTTTACGATCAGCCCGCCATTCTGGTGGCCGAACTGGACCTGCGGCGCAACCTGCAGGAACGCATGACACTTGACGTCACCGGTCATTATCACCGGCCCGAATACCTCAACCTGGATATTCGCTACTCCGGACGCCAAACAAACGACACCGATCCCAAATAG
- the rocD gene encoding ornithine--oxo-acid transaminase translates to MTQVIEQFPAAQQLIAREDALGAHNYKPLDVVLERASGAWVWDTDGRRYLDCLSAYSAVNQGHCHPRIIRALTEQAQKATLTSRAFRNDRLAGFYETVTRVLGYGAVIPMNTGAEAVETAIKLARKWAYEVRGIPKDQAEIIVMEGNFHGRTTTLVSFSTEEQYKGAFGPLTPGFVRVPYGDAAALEAAITPHTAGVLFEPIQGEAGVIVPPEGFLRAMRDVCDRHGILMMADEIQTGLGRTGQWLACDHEGVRPDMVILGKALGGGVYPVSAVLSSRELMDLFRPGDHGSTFGGNPLAAAVAQASLEVLEDEGLPARALELGEYLRTRLRAMNSPHVRDVRGRGLLVGVELRGPARPACERLRDLGVLCKETHETTVRLAPPLMTSREDLDWALERIEQVLTDPGLL, encoded by the coding sequence ATGACCCAGGTGATTGAACAATTTCCCGCCGCACAGCAACTTATTGCGCGTGAAGATGCTCTCGGTGCACATAACTACAAACCTCTCGACGTGGTTCTGGAGCGTGCCAGTGGCGCGTGGGTCTGGGACACCGATGGCCGCCGGTACCTGGACTGCCTTTCGGCCTACAGCGCGGTCAACCAGGGTCACTGCCACCCGCGCATCATCAGGGCCCTGACCGAGCAGGCGCAGAAGGCCACCCTGACCTCGCGGGCCTTTCGCAACGACCGACTGGCCGGCTTTTACGAGACGGTGACCCGCGTGCTGGGTTACGGCGCAGTTATCCCGATGAATACCGGGGCAGAGGCCGTGGAGACCGCGATCAAGCTGGCGCGCAAGTGGGCCTACGAGGTCCGTGGGATACCGAAGGATCAGGCTGAAATCATCGTCATGGAAGGCAACTTCCACGGACGGACCACCACCCTGGTCAGCTTCAGCACCGAAGAACAGTACAAGGGTGCCTTCGGACCGCTGACTCCAGGATTTGTGCGCGTGCCATACGGCGACGCAGCGGCGCTTGAAGCGGCCATCACGCCCCACACCGCCGGCGTGCTGTTCGAGCCGATCCAGGGCGAGGCGGGTGTGATCGTGCCCCCCGAGGGCTTCCTGAGAGCCATGCGTGACGTCTGCGACCGCCACGGCATCCTGATGATGGCCGACGAGATCCAGACCGGCCTGGGCCGCACGGGCCAGTGGCTCGCCTGCGACCACGAAGGGGTCCGGCCAGACATGGTGATTCTGGGCAAGGCCCTGGGCGGCGGGGTCTACCCGGTCAGCGCCGTGCTGTCCAGCCGCGAGTTGATGGATCTGTTTCGTCCTGGGGATCACGGCAGTACCTTTGGTGGCAACCCACTGGCGGCCGCCGTGGCTCAGGCCAGCCTGGAAGTCCTGGAGGACGAGGGGCTGCCCGCACGGGCGCTGGAGTTGGGTGAGTATCTACGCACACGCCTGCGCGCGATGAACAGCCCACACGTCAGGGACGTCCGTGGCAGGGGGTTGCTGGTCGGCGTGGAACTGCGTGGTCCGGCCCGCCCGGCGTGTGAGCGCCTGCGCGACCTGGGCGTGCTGTGCAAGGAAACGCACGAGACGACGGTGCGTCTGGCGCCCCCGCTGATGACCAGCCGCGAAGATCTTGACTGGGCCCTGGAGCGGATTGAACAGGTTCTGACGGACCCGGGGCTGCTGTAA
- a CDS encoding tetratricopeptide repeat protein: MTTGSQFGASTSPPDPQRVQAALREAEAMVRVDLAHGHRLFRDAIQLARAMGDRHSEALGLCLRGNTCFFTSRYLEARRWFTRALDTGQAIGDVRVQVRALNGLGITSKVQGDCGGAMEFFLTSLRLAQEHGDEAGRGRVLGNIGVLHAEVGKYDLALEAHLEVMAVGQRLALHQIHSTGTVNVVVDYAHLGEHDRATELAADYLPLLRERGFLHHEVVMQTHVVLCLVESGRSAEAPGLARTTLVLAEEVQDHGYISMLHLLLGRALHELGDFDQACDHLKFALAGSREREHRALERMTLQHLSQAYASRHEWQAAYEAAEAGHRLERTLHAQDMDRRVRVLGARGKWSA; this comes from the coding sequence ATGACAACGGGTTCTCAGTTTGGGGCATCGACATCACCGCCAGACCCACAGAGGGTGCAGGCGGCGCTGCGTGAGGCCGAGGCGATGGTCCGGGTGGATCTCGCCCATGGCCACCGGCTGTTCCGGGATGCGATTCAGCTTGCCCGGGCCATGGGCGACCGTCACAGCGAGGCACTGGGTTTGTGTCTTCGAGGCAACACCTGCTTTTTCACCTCGCGCTACCTGGAAGCGCGCCGGTGGTTCACTCGCGCCCTGGACACTGGCCAAGCCATTGGAGACGTGCGGGTGCAGGTCCGGGCGCTCAATGGTCTGGGTATCACCTCGAAAGTTCAGGGCGACTGCGGCGGCGCCATGGAGTTCTTTTTGACCAGCCTCCGCCTGGCGCAGGAGCATGGCGATGAGGCTGGCCGCGGCCGGGTGCTGGGCAATATTGGCGTCCTGCATGCCGAGGTCGGCAAATATGACCTGGCGCTCGAAGCCCACCTCGAGGTCATGGCCGTCGGCCAGCGGCTCGCCCTGCACCAGATTCACTCCACCGGAACGGTGAACGTGGTGGTCGATTACGCCCATCTGGGCGAGCATGACCGGGCCACCGAGCTGGCGGCGGACTATCTGCCGCTGCTCCGCGAACGCGGCTTTTTGCACCATGAGGTGGTGATGCAGACCCACGTGGTCCTGTGCCTGGTGGAATCTGGCCGAAGCGCCGAGGCCCCCGGACTCGCCCGGACCACCCTGGTCCTGGCCGAAGAGGTCCAGGATCACGGGTACATCTCGATGCTTCATCTCCTGCTGGGCCGGGCACTGCATGAGCTGGGTGATTTCGACCAGGCATGCGACCACCTGAAATTCGCCCTGGCTGGTTCCCGTGAGCGGGAGCACAGGGCCCTGGAACGAATGACCCTGCAGCACCTCAGCCAGGCCTATGCCTCACGCCATGAGTGGCAGGCCGCCTATGAGGCCGCCGAGGCCGGGCACCGGCTGGAACGAACCCTGCACGCCCAGGATATGGACCGCAGGGTCAGGGTGCTGGGAGCCAGAGGCAAGTGGAGCGCCTGA
- a CDS encoding acyl-CoA dehydrogenase family protein, whose product MLDYFQARSLLGPDEQLVMQSVRSYVDGQLMPRIGDWWDSGELPVRDLMRELGTQGLLGPTTPEEYGGAGASYSAYGAMMYELERCDSGLRSAASVQGSLVMYPILTYGSEEQKRQYLPGLASGELIGCFGLTEPDGGSDPGAMRTRARRDGDDYILNGSKMWITNSPVADLAVVWAKDDEGVIRGFIVPAGTPGFHAPKITRKMSLRASVTGEIVLQDCRIPAVNLLPGSGGLKSPLSCLTSARYGIAWGAMGALESVYETALEYTTGRQTFGQPIASRQLVQDKLVRMVTDHTAGLLLAVQLGALKDAGRMSPTQVSLAKRNNVRVALAGARLAREMLGGNGITTEYPVIRHMLNLETVDTYEGTHDIHTLIVGRDVTGLNALG is encoded by the coding sequence ATGCTGGATTACTTTCAGGCCCGTTCCCTGCTGGGCCCCGACGAACAACTGGTGATGCAGAGCGTCCGCAGCTACGTGGATGGACAGCTGATGCCGCGTATTGGCGACTGGTGGGACAGCGGCGAACTGCCGGTGCGCGATCTGATGCGCGAGCTGGGCACCCAGGGCCTGCTTGGCCCAACCACACCTGAGGAATATGGCGGAGCCGGAGCTTCGTACAGCGCCTACGGCGCCATGATGTACGAGCTCGAACGCTGCGACAGCGGCCTGCGCAGCGCGGCCAGCGTGCAGGGCAGCCTGGTGATGTACCCGATCCTGACCTACGGCAGCGAGGAGCAAAAACGGCAGTACCTGCCTGGGCTGGCTTCCGGCGAACTGATCGGCTGCTTCGGCCTGACCGAGCCCGACGGCGGCAGTGACCCGGGGGCCATGCGCACCCGCGCCCGGCGCGACGGCGACGACTACATCCTGAACGGCAGCAAGATGTGGATTACCAACAGCCCGGTGGCGGATCTTGCGGTCGTGTGGGCCAAGGACGACGAAGGCGTAATCCGCGGCTTTATCGTGCCAGCCGGCACGCCAGGTTTCCACGCGCCCAAGATCACGCGCAAGATGAGCCTGCGCGCTTCTGTGACGGGGGAGATCGTGCTGCAGGACTGCCGCATTCCAGCCGTGAACCTGCTGCCCGGTTCTGGCGGTCTCAAGTCACCGCTGTCGTGCCTGACCTCAGCACGCTACGGCATTGCCTGGGGGGCCATGGGCGCATTGGAATCGGTGTACGAGACGGCCCTGGAATACACCACCGGCCGCCAGACCTTCGGGCAGCCCATCGCCTCACGTCAGCTGGTGCAGGACAAGCTGGTGCGGATGGTCACCGACCACACGGCCGGGCTGCTGCTGGCCGTTCAGCTTGGCGCCCTGAAAGACGCCGGGCGCATGAGCCCCACGCAGGTTTCACTGGCCAAACGAAACAATGTGCGTGTCGCGCTGGCGGGCGCCCGGCTGGCGCGCGAGATGCTGGGCGGCAATGGCATCACGACCGAGTACCCGGTGATCCGCCACATGCTGAACCTGGAAACGGTGGATACCTATGAAGGCACCCACGACATTCACACCCTGATCGTGGGCCGGGACGTCACCGGACTGAACGCGCTGGGGTAG
- a CDS encoding MFS transporter, with the protein MGPVTLTRTSPADVEAPPQALSIGLLLVILIVAFEAMAVSTVLPRVAGQLQGLSWYGWASSAFLLASLFGAVVSGMLADRRGLALGAAASLGVFAAGLLVSGLAPDMPAFVLGRFIQGLGAGGLGALPFAVITARYPEAARARMLAAVSSAWLLPALVGPLLASLMTEHWSWRSVFWGLVPVLALAGPLCVLPLRTKAPASANEPSGHPDHSGHSRTLWPALALTVSAGALIEGLRRADLLGLAMVVAGLAGTLLSARPLFPKGMGRLARGLPSALVLRGFAAFAVLGANAFLPLALHELRGLSLTQAGVLLSVGGVAWTVGSWVTDRLERRSGPESRPARIRTGLVLISLGLGVTALAAMGVWPLWTAYVGWCVTALSMGVAYNANSLLALASVPAAGAGRLSGQLANIEVLMVALAAGASGALLARVPSLPTAFALAFGLVLLGSLVPWVAATRLRQESQC; encoded by the coding sequence ATGGGGCCCGTGACTTTGACCCGTACAAGCCCCGCTGATGTGGAGGCGCCGCCCCAGGCCCTCAGCATCGGCCTGTTGCTGGTGATTTTGATTGTCGCGTTCGAGGCCATGGCGGTCAGCACGGTGCTGCCGCGGGTCGCCGGGCAACTTCAGGGTCTGAGCTGGTATGGCTGGGCTTCCAGCGCTTTTCTGCTGGCCAGCCTGTTTGGCGCGGTGGTCAGCGGGATGCTGGCAGACCGGCGCGGCCTGGCGCTGGGTGCGGCGGCCTCCCTGGGCGTGTTCGCCGCTGGTCTGCTGGTGTCCGGTCTGGCACCAGACATGCCGGCGTTTGTGCTTGGCCGCTTCATCCAGGGTCTGGGTGCGGGTGGTCTGGGCGCCCTGCCCTTCGCCGTGATCACGGCGCGCTACCCGGAAGCGGCACGTGCGCGGATGCTGGCCGCAGTATCCAGTGCCTGGCTGCTGCCGGCCCTGGTCGGTCCGCTGCTGGCCAGCCTGATGACCGAACACTGGTCGTGGCGCTCGGTGTTCTGGGGGCTGGTTCCGGTGCTGGCCCTGGCAGGTCCACTGTGCGTGCTGCCGCTGCGGACAAAGGCCCCAGCCTCAGCGAACGAACCCTCGGGGCATCCGGACCACAGCGGCCACTCCCGGACGCTCTGGCCGGCCCTGGCCCTGACCGTGTCCGCAGGAGCGCTGATCGAGGGTCTGCGCCGTGCCGATCTGCTGGGCCTGGCCATGGTGGTCGCGGGTCTGGCCGGAACGCTACTCAGCGCACGCCCGCTGTTTCCAAAGGGCATGGGACGGCTGGCCCGGGGCCTGCCTTCAGCGCTGGTTCTGCGCGGTTTTGCAGCTTTCGCGGTGCTGGGAGCCAATGCCTTTCTGCCGCTGGCACTGCATGAACTGCGCGGGCTGAGCCTCACGCAGGCGGGGGTGCTGCTCAGCGTGGGCGGCGTGGCCTGGACGGTGGGGTCCTGGGTCACCGACCGCCTGGAGCGCCGTTCTGGACCCGAGAGCCGCCCGGCACGAATCCGGACTGGACTGGTCCTGATCAGCCTTGGCCTGGGGGTGACGGCCCTGGCAGCCATGGGCGTCTGGCCCCTGTGGACCGCCTACGTGGGCTGGTGCGTGACCGCGCTGAGCATGGGCGTGGCCTACAACGCCAACAGCCTGCTTGCGCTGGCCAGTGTACCTGCTGCGGGCGCGGGCCGGCTGTCCGGGCAACTGGCCAACATCGAGGTGTTGATGGTGGCGCTGGCCGCGGGCGCTTCGGGGGCACTGCTGGCCCGGGTGCCTTCACTGCCTACAGCCTTTGCACTGGCGTTCGGTCTGGTACTGCTGGGCTCGCTGGTGCCGTGGGTGGCCGCAACCCGGCTGAGGCAGGAAAGCCAGTGTTGA
- a CDS encoding DNA repair protein produces MTKTTRRKAPATEPVTSSANPLIRFAELVATAGIHSDAQALAESGADETTLDAQLTQELRQAHDRWGLGLLHLQHAARVIRTDGAPGDIALLVDGAPRAQLSDGARAIAGTYASMQAPGPEGRSEWGILSEGHRVTLRPGLGQLRVLIEDARDFETHWTPGAAQTWTRTWRQGDTLAVEVHRPATPATALADAAWDVITSIKDRTFQRELMERSNQVGMLGALLGARHSGAGDALNQLPEAHFAVSSAVVRETGREGREVDRWKAMQREATETLDELQKAATRRLAAVLSGGLR; encoded by the coding sequence ATGACCAAAACCACCCGCCGCAAGGCGCCTGCAACTGAACCTGTCACCTCCAGCGCCAATCCTCTGATCCGCTTTGCGGAGCTGGTCGCCACAGCCGGCATTCACAGTGATGCCCAGGCACTTGCCGAAAGCGGCGCCGACGAAACGACCCTGGACGCCCAGCTGACTCAGGAACTGCGGCAGGCACATGACCGCTGGGGCCTGGGCCTGCTTCACCTGCAGCATGCCGCCCGGGTGATTCGCACGGACGGCGCTCCGGGCGACATTGCGCTGCTGGTTGACGGCGCGCCGCGTGCCCAGCTGTCCGACGGGGCGCGGGCCATCGCCGGCACCTACGCCAGCATGCAGGCGCCGGGACCTGAGGGACGCAGTGAATGGGGCATCCTTTCCGAGGGGCACCGGGTAACCCTGCGTCCCGGCCTGGGTCAGCTTCGTGTCCTGATCGAAGACGCCCGCGACTTCGAGACCCACTGGACCCCGGGCGCGGCCCAGACCTGGACCCGCACCTGGCGCCAGGGGGACACGCTGGCCGTCGAGGTTCACCGCCCCGCTACGCCGGCCACGGCTCTGGCCGACGCGGCCTGGGACGTCATCACGTCTATCAAGGACCGGACCTTCCAGCGTGAACTGATGGAACGCAGCAATCAGGTGGGGATGCTGGGTGCCCTGCTCGGCGCCCGGCACAGTGGCGCTGGTGACGCGCTGAATCAGCTGCCCGAGGCTCACTTCGCCGTCAGTTCTGCCGTGGTGCGTGAAACCGGGCGCGAAGGCCGCGAGGTGGACCGCTGGAAAGCCATGCAGCGTGAAGCGACCGAGACACTGGACGAGCTGCAGAAGGCGGCCACCCGGCGCCTGGCCGCTGTGCTGAGCGGAGGACTACGCTAG
- a CDS encoding alpha/beta hydrolase family protein, with product MKSCVLTVVLLGHVLSPPALAQSAAALARVDAADLSIARARAKAYPGSSLKVVRTLNNGVNYSRQVVSYQSDGLTIYALLTVPTGTAPKGGWPAIVFNHGYIPPKVYRTTERYAAYQDAFARAGFVTLKSDYRGHGSSQGEALGAYYTPGYTTDVMNALGSLKKDSRVNGARIGMWGHSMGGFLTLRAMVIDRSVKVGVIWAGVVGNYDQMMNSWNNRPPATIPQRVLNLRRQAVAKYGTPDKNPTFWNSLSANSFLKDLAGPVQLHIGTADAEVPVAFHDSLAQQLRTAGKPVQHYVYPGDDHNLSRNLGVALQRSVAFFRARL from the coding sequence ATGAAATCCTGCGTCCTGACGGTCGTTCTGCTTGGCCATGTCCTGAGTCCCCCAGCCCTGGCGCAGAGCGCCGCAGCCCTGGCCAGGGTGGACGCCGCTGATCTGAGCATTGCCAGGGCACGGGCCAAAGCCTATCCGGGAAGTTCCCTGAAGGTGGTGCGCACGCTGAACAACGGGGTGAACTACAGCCGGCAGGTGGTCTCGTACCAGTCGGACGGCCTGACCATCTACGCCCTGCTCACCGTGCCCACAGGCACCGCTCCCAAAGGAGGCTGGCCGGCCATCGTGTTCAATCACGGCTACATCCCGCCCAAGGTCTACCGCACCACCGAGCGCTACGCGGCCTATCAGGACGCGTTTGCACGCGCGGGCTTCGTGACCCTGAAAAGTGATTACCGCGGACACGGCAGCAGTCAGGGCGAAGCGCTGGGTGCCTATTACACCCCGGGCTACACCACCGATGTCATGAACGCCCTGGGCAGTCTCAAAAAAGACTCCCGTGTCAATGGTGCACGTATCGGAATGTGGGGGCATAGCATGGGCGGGTTCCTGACCCTGCGGGCCATGGTGATCGATCGCAGCGTGAAGGTAGGAGTGATCTGGGCCGGAGTGGTGGGCAATTACGACCAGATGATGAATAGCTGGAACAACCGGCCGCCCGCCACCATTCCGCAGCGGGTCCTGAACCTGCGCAGGCAGGCAGTGGCCAAGTATGGGACGCCTGACAAGAACCCCACCTTCTGGAATTCTCTCAGTGCCAACAGCTTTCTGAAGGACCTTGCAGGCCCGGTGCAGCTGCATATCGGGACCGCCGATGCCGAGGTTCCGGTGGCCTTCCACGACAGCCTGGCTCAGCAGCTTCGCACGGCCGGGAAACCCGTGCAGCATTATGTCTATCCCGGAGATGACCATAACCTCAGCCGGAATCTGGGTGTGGCCCTGCAGCGGAGTGTGGCCTTCTTCCGCGCCCGGCTGTGA